In Edaphobacter aggregans, the sequence GTTAGGGCTACCGGAAAGAAGATTGCAACGAAGACAGCGGCCAAGACTGCAGCGAAGGCGGCCAAGCCGAAGACGACAGAGAGGCAGACACGCATCTTCAAGTCGATACCTCCCGTGTTGACCCGGGTGACCGGGGCGATGGCCGAGAAGGTGGTCGCGTCGCTGGTGCCGTATACCGATAGCCTGCTTCGCGAACGGCGACATTTTCTTTCGCAATACAGGCCGATGGACGTGGCGTTCAAGGTCGTGGGGACGGGTTCGGTGGGTTTGCGCGACTACTGTATCTATATGGAGGGGAATGGAGCAAGGGATCCACTGTTCCTGCAGGTTAAGGAAGAGGTGCAATCGGGCTATGCGCCCTATGTGGATCAGGCGGGTGGCAGATCGAATCGCCGTGCGTCGTATCACCAGGGCCGGCGGGTGGTGGAGGGTGAGCGTGCCATGCAGTTGCAGTCCGATCCGTTTCTGGGATGGACGACGATGGAAGGACGCGACTACCTGGTGCGTCAGTTGAACGATCATAAGGCGTCGATCCAACTCGAGGAGCTACGGGCGGCTGGTTTGATGGAGTATGCGGGGATCTGCGGCGAACTGCTGGCTCGGGGGCACGCGCGGGCGGGTGATTGCTCGATGCTGGCGGGATATCTGGGGAATTCGACGCGGTTCGACGAGGCGGTAGTGGCGTTCGCCATGACCTATGCGGACCAGACGGAGCAGGATTGGCGCGAGCTGGTGCTGTCGATGAAAAAGACTGGCAAAACGATAGCGAGGAAAGCGGCAAAAAAGCGAAGCTGAAAACTGTCCAAGCTGATGCTGCGCCACGACTTCTCTGTTGTAGCCGTGGTGCAGCAATCATCTATTCATCTTGCAGTCATCGTCCCTACATATTGGCGCTCTACGTTAGCGCTTATGCGTACATATTTTGGTTATTTCCTCACAGCGCTGCTGTGTGTGTTTTTACTCCCTGGGGCCGTCTTCGCACAGTACGAAAACGGCAGCATTGTCGGGACTGTTCGGGATGGCTCCGGCGCAGTTATATCCGGAGCAACAGTCACCGTCACTAACATCGCCACCGGAGTGGTGAGCATGCGTACCACCAACGATAGCGGCGACTATGAAGTTCCGGCGCTGCACGTTGGCCAATACAACGTCCAGATCACACATGAGGGCTTTTCGCCGGCGCGGGCGACGGACATCACGGTCTCGGTTGCTTCGCGGCAGCGTATCGACCTAACCCTGAAGGTGGGGGAGACGGCTACGACGGTTGAGGTCTCGGGCGTTTCGTTGCAGGTGGAGACGGATACGAGCCAACGCGGACAGATCGTGACGCAG encodes:
- a CDS encoding DUF2252 domain-containing protein, giving the protein MATPLSSQERFALGQQRRKDVRRADHAVCNTKERREDPLKLMEASMRGRVPALVSLKYERMAASPFGYFRGAVPVMAYDLSLTRNTGILTQLCGDAHVRNLGAFAGPDGRLVFDINDFDETIVGPFEWDVKRMATSLVLAGREAGAKDVRCRDAASVFLERYRTTMATFARMPVLEVARHQVHRLRDVSPVEGILRLAERATPMHTLLSLTEVEGGEVRATGKKIATKTAAKTAAKAAKPKTTERQTRIFKSIPPVLTRVTGAMAEKVVASLVPYTDSLLRERRHFLSQYRPMDVAFKVVGTGSVGLRDYCIYMEGNGARDPLFLQVKEEVQSGYAPYVDQAGGRSNRRASYHQGRRVVEGERAMQLQSDPFLGWTTMEGRDYLVRQLNDHKASIQLEELRAAGLMEYAGICGELLARGHARAGDCSMLAGYLGNSTRFDEAVVAFAMTYADQTEQDWRELVLSMKKTGKTIARKAAKKRS